In a single window of the Prochlorococcus marinus CUG1415 genome:
- the smpB gene encoding SsrA-binding protein SmpB encodes MAKNSTKVKKNTNKENNFKRLAENRYAKFQYTISETIEAGIELLGTEVKSIRNGKANLRDGYCSFRDGEILLLNVHISPHKNVGAFFNHDPLRNRKLLLHKKEIIKLKSNTEKKGMTIIPLSLYLKGSWIKITIGVGKGKKLHDKRQDEKQKSIKKEINSALKR; translated from the coding sequence ATGGCAAAAAATTCAACCAAAGTTAAAAAAAATACTAATAAAGAAAATAATTTTAAACGTCTAGCTGAGAATAGATATGCAAAATTTCAATATACAATATCTGAAACAATCGAAGCAGGAATTGAACTTTTAGGTACTGAAGTAAAATCAATTAGAAACGGAAAAGCAAATTTAAGAGATGGGTACTGTTCATTTAGAGATGGTGAGATTTTATTGTTAAATGTTCACATTTCACCACACAAAAATGTAGGGGCTTTTTTTAATCATGATCCATTAAGAAATAGAAAGTTGCTACTACATAAAAAAGAAATAATAAAGCTGAAATCCAATACTGAAAAAAAAGGAATGACTATTATTCCATTATCTCTATATTTAAAAGGTTCATGGATTAAAATAACTATTGGAGTCGGTAAAGGGAAAAAATTACATGACAAACGCCAAGATGAGAAACAAAAAAGTATAAAAAAAGAAATTAACTCTGCACTAAAAAGATAA
- the lysS gene encoding lysine--tRNA ligase — MSEIREARLQKANLLVSKGFASYAESFKVSHTTKFLIQKFDYLENGQEEDFNVAIAGRVMAKRVMGKIAFFTISDQEGQIQLYLDKRIINSNLENQKLLSFEDIKEIVDIGDWIGVFGTIKKTNKGELSIKVEKWEMLSKSLQPLPDKWHGLTDIEKRYRQRYLDLIVNPYSKNVFKTRAKCISFIRQWLDNRNFLEIETPILQSEAGGAEARPFITHHNTLDIPLYLRIATELHLKRMVVGGFEKVYELGRIFRNEGISTKHNPEFTSVEIYQAFSNYVDMMDLTEQLIKDIVADACGSLVINYQNNEIDFSKPWARISMKDIVKKYTGLDFDCFHEDFQAAKKAVESINVELSNKVNSIGRLLNEVFEQKVESELIEPTFVIDYPVEISPLARPHLNKKEMVQRFELFIVGRELANAFSELIDPVDQRERMQLQQSLRDQGDYEAHCIDEDFLNALEIGMPPTGGLGIGIDRLIMLITNSPSIRDVIPFPLLKPEKTSNKNEKLPLNEVK, encoded by the coding sequence TTGTCTGAAATAAGAGAAGCCCGTCTACAAAAAGCTAATTTACTAGTCAGTAAAGGATTTGCTTCTTACGCAGAGAGTTTTAAAGTTTCCCATACTACAAAATTTCTTATTCAAAAATTTGATTATTTAGAAAATGGTCAAGAGGAAGATTTTAATGTCGCTATTGCGGGTAGAGTTATGGCAAAAAGGGTAATGGGAAAAATTGCCTTTTTCACAATCAGTGATCAAGAAGGACAGATTCAGCTTTATTTAGATAAAAGGATTATTAATTCCAATTTAGAAAACCAAAAATTACTTTCTTTTGAAGATATTAAGGAAATAGTAGATATTGGTGATTGGATAGGCGTTTTCGGAACTATTAAAAAAACTAACAAAGGTGAGCTTTCAATTAAAGTAGAAAAATGGGAAATGTTATCTAAATCATTACAGCCTTTACCTGATAAATGGCATGGATTGACTGATATTGAAAAAAGATATAGGCAACGTTATCTAGATTTAATAGTGAATCCTTACTCTAAAAATGTATTTAAAACACGAGCAAAATGTATAAGTTTTATAAGACAATGGCTAGATAATAGAAATTTTTTAGAGATAGAAACTCCAATTCTACAATCTGAAGCTGGTGGTGCAGAAGCAAGACCATTTATTACTCATCACAATACATTAGATATTCCGCTTTATCTAAGAATAGCTACAGAATTACATTTAAAAAGAATGGTTGTTGGAGGATTTGAGAAAGTTTATGAATTGGGAAGAATCTTCCGTAATGAGGGGATAAGTACAAAGCATAATCCAGAATTTACTTCAGTTGAAATTTATCAAGCTTTTTCTAACTATGTCGATATGATGGATTTAACAGAACAACTGATTAAAGATATTGTCGCTGATGCATGTGGCTCTTTAGTTATAAATTATCAAAATAATGAAATTGATTTTTCTAAGCCTTGGGCAAGAATATCTATGAAAGATATAGTCAAAAAATATACAGGGCTTGATTTTGATTGTTTCCATGAAGATTTTCAAGCAGCAAAAAAAGCTGTTGAAAGTATAAATGTTGAATTATCTAATAAAGTGAATTCTATTGGAAGACTTTTAAATGAGGTCTTTGAGCAAAAAGTTGAGTCAGAACTGATAGAACCTACTTTTGTTATCGATTATCCTGTTGAAATTTCTCCTTTAGCTAGACCTCATCTTAATAAAAAAGAAATGGTTCAGAGATTTGAATTATTCATTGTTGGTCGAGAGTTAGCCAATGCGTTTAGTGAGTTGATAGATCCGGTAGATCAAAGAGAAAGAATGCAATTACAGCAATCTCTTAGAGATCAAGGAGATTATGAGGCTCACTGTATAGATGAAGATTTCTTGAATGCATTAGAGATTGGTATGCCTCCTACTGGAGGATTAGGCATAGGTATTGATAGACTTATTATGTTAATTACTAATAGTCCATCAATTAGAGATGTCATCCCTTTCCCATTGTTAAAACCAGAAAAAACTTCTAATAAAAATGAAAAATTACCCTTGAATGAAGTAAAATAG
- the rpaB gene encoding response regulator transcription factor RpaB encodes MSKARILVVDDEPAVLKVLVTRLQLAGYQVYSATNGEEALESFHRDSPDLIVLDVMLPKMDGFAVCRRIRAESVVPIIFLTALEAISERVAGLDLGADDYLSKPFSPKELEARIATILRRMGPTVSVTETKEAPSGKGVMKFGSLVVDTNRRQVSRAGERISLTYTEFSLLELLFDEPGKVVPRAEILEKLWGYPPRRAADLRVVDVYVARLRGKLEPDPRNPELILTVRGIGYASQRVGETATSLAS; translated from the coding sequence ATGTCAAAAGCAAGAATTTTAGTTGTTGATGATGAACCAGCAGTTTTGAAGGTATTAGTTACAAGACTTCAACTCGCAGGATATCAAGTTTATTCGGCCACTAATGGTGAAGAAGCTCTTGAATCTTTTCACCGAGATTCCCCTGACTTGATAGTTCTTGATGTTATGCTCCCAAAAATGGATGGATTTGCTGTTTGTAGAAGAATTAGGGCTGAATCAGTGGTGCCAATAATATTTTTAACCGCACTAGAGGCGATTTCAGAGAGAGTTGCAGGCTTGGATTTAGGAGCTGATGATTATTTATCAAAACCATTCAGCCCAAAAGAGTTAGAAGCTAGGATAGCCACTATTTTGAGAAGAATGGGTCCTACCGTATCGGTTACCGAAACGAAAGAGGCTCCATCAGGTAAAGGAGTGATGAAATTTGGAAGTTTGGTTGTTGATACTAATAGAAGACAAGTTTCTAGAGCAGGAGAAAGAATTAGTCTGACTTATACTGAATTCAGCCTTTTAGAATTATTATTTGACGAGCCTGGTAAAGTTGTTCCAAGAGCTGAAATTTTGGAAAAGTTATGGGGTTATCCTCCTAGGAGAGCTGCAGATTTAAGAGTGGTAGATGTATATGTCGCGAGACTAAGAGGTAAATTAGAACCAGATCCTAGAAATCCAGAATTAATATTAACTGTTCGAGGAATTGGTTATGCATCTCAGAGAGTTGGCGAAACAGCAACATCTTTGGCAAGTTAA
- the mreC gene encoding rod shape-determining protein MreC, with the protein MFNIRRISTSRWWHKKKNWILFGIFLFLVFVRISKGSLYKDFYYFISKPFWPGQFQKEVILESIEQESLIKLNLLKKDNTRLREILYLQESSNNDTISAAVISRKTGSWWRQIILNKGSKDGVVIGSTVIGPGGLLGRVNNTSLLTSSVILLTSPESKVGVWVDRSQVNGLLVGLGDDYPSLIIYSKDADIKVGDFVSSSPASTLLPPNIPVGIVQSIDKPFRAKKTAKILLLAKPHVIDWVQILQVKI; encoded by the coding sequence ATGTTTAATATCCGACGAATTTCTACTAGTCGTTGGTGGCATAAAAAGAAAAATTGGATATTGTTTGGAATTTTTTTATTTTTGGTTTTTGTAAGGATATCAAAAGGTTCTCTTTATAAGGATTTTTATTATTTTATTTCAAAGCCTTTTTGGCCTGGTCAATTTCAAAAGGAAGTTATTCTTGAGAGTATAGAACAAGAATCTTTAATTAAATTAAATCTTTTGAAAAAGGATAATACAAGATTGCGGGAAATTTTATATCTTCAAGAATCGTCTAATAATGATACTATTTCAGCTGCAGTTATTTCAAGAAAAACAGGTAGTTGGTGGAGACAAATAATATTAAATAAAGGTTCAAAAGATGGAGTGGTGATTGGGAGTACTGTTATTGGCCCAGGGGGATTATTAGGGAGAGTAAACAATACATCTTTATTGACTTCGTCGGTCATATTATTAACTTCTCCAGAAAGTAAAGTAGGTGTATGGGTAGATAGAAGTCAAGTGAACGGACTTTTGGTTGGTTTAGGAGATGATTATCCTAGCTTAATAATTTATTCAAAAGATGCTGATATAAAAGTTGGAGATTTTGTGTCATCTTCACCTGCTAGTACTTTATTACCTCCAAATATCCCTGTTGGTATTGTCCAATCTATAGATAAGCCATTTAGAGCAAAAAAAACGGCAAAAATATTACTTTTGGCAAAACCTCATGTAATAGATTGGGTGCAAATTTTACAAGTAAAAATTTAA
- a CDS encoding rod shape-determining protein, whose amino-acid sequence MIFNRFKFSRDIGIDLGTANTLIHVSGKGVVLQEPSVVAMDLEEGVPLAVGQEAKLMLGRTPGNIRAVRPLRDGVIADFDAAEQMIKTFIQKCNEGKGILAPRIVIGIPSGVTSVERRAVREAGLAGAREVHLIDEPVAAAIGASLPVTEPIGTMIVDIGGGTTEVAVLSLGGTVLSESVRIAGDEINEAIAMYLKKVHNLVVGERTAEDIKIKIGSAFPDDEFDKTSIEVRGLHLLSGLPRSVTLTSGEIREAMADPLSKIVEAVKRTLERTPPELAADIVDRGIMLAGGGALVRGINDLVSDETGIFTHIAENPLLCVVNGCGEVLDDFKQLKRVVDTPDYIRNAIRD is encoded by the coding sequence GTGATTTTCAACAGATTTAAATTTTCTAGAGACATTGGTATAGATTTGGGAACGGCCAATACTCTGATACATGTATCAGGGAAGGGGGTTGTTTTACAAGAGCCTTCGGTGGTAGCTATGGATTTAGAAGAAGGTGTCCCATTGGCAGTTGGTCAAGAAGCTAAATTAATGCTTGGGAGAACGCCTGGCAATATAAGAGCTGTAAGACCACTAAGAGATGGGGTTATCGCAGATTTTGACGCGGCAGAGCAAATGATAAAAACATTTATTCAAAAATGTAACGAAGGTAAAGGTATATTAGCTCCAAGAATAGTTATTGGGATTCCAAGTGGAGTTACCAGTGTTGAGAGACGTGCAGTCAGAGAAGCTGGATTGGCTGGAGCTAGAGAAGTTCATTTAATTGATGAACCTGTGGCAGCAGCTATAGGAGCATCATTACCAGTAACTGAGCCAATTGGAACTATGATTGTTGATATTGGTGGGGGTACTACTGAGGTTGCTGTATTAAGTTTGGGCGGAACTGTATTAAGTGAATCTGTTCGAATAGCTGGTGATGAAATCAATGAAGCTATTGCAATGTATCTTAAAAAAGTTCACAATTTAGTTGTTGGAGAGAGAACTGCAGAAGATATTAAGATCAAAATTGGCTCTGCATTTCCAGATGATGAGTTTGATAAAACTTCTATCGAGGTAAGAGGTTTACATCTTTTATCTGGTCTACCAAGGTCAGTTACTTTGACATCAGGAGAAATTAGAGAAGCCATGGCTGATCCACTTAGTAAAATAGTTGAAGCTGTAAAAAGAACTTTAGAACGAACCCCCCCAGAACTTGCGGCAGACATTGTTGATAGGGGCATTATGCTTGCAGGAGGAGGAGCTTTAGTAAGAGGTATTAACGATTTGGTGAGTGATGAAACGGGAATTTTCACGCACATAGCAGAAAATCCACTGTTGTGTGTAGTTAATGGGTGTGGAGAGGTTTTAGATGATTTTAAACAACTTAAAAGAGTTGTTGATACTCCAGACTATATAAGGAACGCGATTAGAGATTAA
- a CDS encoding single-stranded DNA-binding protein: MEINTINLVGRAGREPDVRYFESGSIVANFTLAVNRRSRDEEPDWFNLEIWGKQAQIAADYVKKGSLVGITGSFKIDSWKDKNTGEDRYKPVVRVDRLNLLSSRKESENNQYSNNSNSSEIPF; this comes from the coding sequence ATGGAAATTAACACTATTAACTTAGTTGGTAGAGCCGGTAGAGAACCAGATGTGAGATATTTTGAATCTGGCAGTATTGTAGCGAATTTCACTTTGGCAGTGAACAGAAGAAGTAGAGATGAAGAGCCAGACTGGTTTAATTTAGAAATATGGGGTAAACAAGCACAAATAGCAGCAGATTATGTTAAAAAAGGATCTTTAGTTGGAATTACAGGAAGCTTTAAAATTGATAGTTGGAAAGATAAAAATACTGGTGAAGATAGATACAAACCAGTTGTTAGAGTAGATAGATTAAACTTACTAAGCTCACGAAAAGAGTCTGAAAATAACCAATATTCTAACAACAGTAACTCAAGCGAAATTCCTTTTTAG
- a CDS encoding DedA family protein, whose product MNLIFVNFLTSIPDYISLAVENNSTIAYLTICLAMFLENIIPPIPSEIIMPLGGFFVYQQKLNFFILVFWGLLGTILGSLPWYYLGRLVNEKRLSNFLDTKGKYLGISSNDLIKSKNWFERYGVSLVFWGRLVPGIRTLISVPAGIELMPLRKFLIWTTLGSLIWVALLTYAGYVFGENYPIIETYLDQIKYIVKPILIVIFLYFIIKLLIRFFKKNRA is encoded by the coding sequence TTGAATTTAATTTTTGTAAATTTTCTTACTTCAATTCCTGACTACATAAGTTTGGCTGTTGAAAATAATTCAACAATTGCGTACCTTACTATATGTTTGGCTATGTTTTTAGAAAATATAATACCTCCAATTCCTTCGGAAATAATAATGCCATTGGGCGGTTTTTTCGTTTATCAACAAAAATTAAATTTTTTTATTTTAGTTTTTTGGGGTTTACTTGGAACGATTTTAGGATCTTTACCTTGGTATTATTTAGGTAGATTAGTAAACGAAAAAAGACTTTCAAATTTTCTAGATACAAAAGGAAAATATTTAGGAATTTCTTCGAATGACTTAATTAAAAGTAAAAATTGGTTTGAGAGATACGGTGTTTCTTTAGTTTTTTGGGGGCGATTAGTGCCAGGAATACGAACTTTAATTTCTGTTCCTGCTGGCATAGAACTTATGCCATTAAGAAAATTTTTGATTTGGACTACATTAGGAAGTTTAATATGGGTTGCATTACTTACTTATGCAGGTTATGTATTTGGTGAAAATTATCCAATAATTGAAACTTATTTAGATCAAATCAAATATATTGTGAAGCCAATTTTAATTGTAATTTTTTTATATTTTATTATCAAACTACTTATTAGATTTTTTAAAAAAAATAGAGCCTAA
- the ahcY gene encoding adenosylhomocysteinase yields the protein MVIANSSKTSAPNFVVSDISLSDFGRKEIKIAETEMPGLMALRANYQSEKPLKGAKIAGSLHMTIQTAVLIETLVDLGAKVRWASCNIFSTQDHAAAAIADQGISVYAKKGETLDEYWQYTHYILDWGSDLPNMILDDGGDATGLLILGSKAEKDFSVLDNPSNEEEVALFNSIKSKLQTDSSFYSRIKNNIIGVTEETTTGVARLYQLQKQNALPFPAINVNDSVTKSKFDNLYGCRESLVDSIKRATDVMIAGKVALVMGFGDVGKGSAQSLRGLGAIVKVAEVDPICALQAAMEGYSVVRLDDVVEDIDIFVTATGNYQVITHDNLVKMKDEAIVCNIGHFDNEIDVASLKNYQWENIKPQVDHITLPSGNKIILLAEGRLVNLGCATGHPSFVMSNSFTNQVLAQIELFNKSEQYEKEVYVLPKHLDEMVARLHLDKIGAKLTKLTKEQADYINVAIEGPYKPELYRY from the coding sequence ATGGTTATTGCTAATTCTAGTAAAACATCGGCTCCAAATTTTGTAGTGTCTGATATTTCATTATCAGATTTTGGGCGTAAAGAAATTAAAATCGCCGAAACTGAAATGCCAGGATTAATGGCACTTAGAGCAAATTATCAATCTGAAAAGCCACTGAAAGGTGCAAAAATAGCTGGAAGTCTTCACATGACAATTCAGACAGCAGTATTAATAGAAACTCTTGTTGATCTTGGTGCAAAAGTTAGGTGGGCTTCATGTAATATTTTTTCAACCCAAGATCATGCGGCAGCCGCTATTGCAGACCAAGGAATTTCAGTATATGCAAAAAAAGGTGAGACTCTTGATGAATACTGGCAGTATACCCACTATATTCTTGACTGGGGTTCAGATCTTCCAAATATGATTCTTGATGATGGAGGGGATGCAACTGGTCTGTTGATACTTGGTAGTAAGGCAGAAAAAGATTTTTCTGTTTTAGATAATCCTAGTAATGAAGAAGAAGTTGCTTTATTCAATTCTATTAAGTCTAAGTTGCAAACTGATAGTAGCTTCTACTCTAGAATTAAGAATAATATTATTGGTGTTACTGAAGAAACTACTACTGGAGTTGCAAGACTTTATCAACTGCAGAAACAAAATGCTTTACCTTTCCCTGCCATAAACGTTAATGATTCAGTAACTAAAAGCAAATTTGATAATTTATATGGCTGCCGAGAATCTTTAGTTGATAGCATTAAACGTGCAACTGATGTAATGATTGCAGGGAAGGTTGCTTTAGTAATGGGTTTTGGTGATGTAGGTAAAGGTTCAGCACAGTCATTAAGAGGACTTGGAGCAATTGTAAAAGTTGCTGAAGTGGATCCAATTTGTGCCCTGCAAGCGGCAATGGAAGGTTATAGCGTGGTTAGGTTAGACGATGTTGTTGAAGACATAGATATATTTGTTACAGCTACTGGTAACTATCAGGTAATAACCCACGATAATCTTGTCAAGATGAAGGATGAGGCTATAGTTTGCAATATTGGACATTTCGATAATGAAATTGATGTAGCTTCCTTGAAAAATTATCAATGGGAAAATATTAAGCCTCAGGTTGATCACATAACTTTACCGAGTGGAAACAAAATTATTCTTTTAGCAGAAGGTAGACTAGTCAACTTAGGTTGTGCTACTGGACATCCAAGTTTTGTTATGAGTAATTCTTTTACTAATCAAGTTTTAGCTCAAATTGAACTTTTTAATAAGTCAGAGCAATATGAGAAAGAAGTTTATGTTTTACCAAAACATTTAGATGAAATGGTAGCAAGATTACATTTAGATAAAATTGGTGCAAAATTAACAAAACTCACTAAAGAACAAGCTGATTACATTAATGTTGCTATTGAAGGACCTTATAAACCAGAACTGTATAGATATTAA
- the tsaE gene encoding tRNA (adenosine(37)-N6)-threonylcarbamoyltransferase complex ATPase subunit type 1 TsaE, with amino-acid sequence MFVENLKETLHLGKKLSQKFNPQSIVLLQGPIGAGKTSFVQGIAKGLSISEDITSPTFALSHHYNSGKIPLIHLDLYRLENISSAKEVFFAEAEEAVENDAILVIEWPELIEPLIESFWKIEISYAKKSGRNYKIKDPKNFLTFS; translated from the coding sequence GTGTTTGTAGAGAATTTAAAAGAGACTTTACACTTAGGAAAAAAACTCTCACAAAAATTCAATCCCCAATCAATTGTTTTATTACAGGGTCCAATTGGAGCTGGAAAAACTTCATTTGTGCAAGGCATTGCGAAAGGGTTATCTATCTCTGAGGATATTACAAGCCCTACCTTTGCTTTATCTCATCACTATAATTCTGGAAAAATTCCGCTAATTCATCTTGATTTATACAGGTTAGAAAATATTTCGTCAGCAAAAGAAGTGTTTTTTGCTGAGGCAGAAGAAGCAGTAGAAAACGACGCTATTTTGGTTATTGAATGGCCAGAATTAATAGAACCACTTATTGAAAGTTTCTGGAAAATAGAAATTAGTTACGCAAAAAAAAGTGGAAGGAACTACAAAATAAAGGATCCTAAAAATTTCTTAACATTTTCATAA
- a CDS encoding carbohydrate kinase family protein, translating to MKKTKVVCIGEALIDRIRNKSNQGFQDFLGGAPANVACALRKLKIDSIFIGRLGSDDFGKRFIEQFNALGVNLDFLQLDNDSTTRVVNVDRDQFGDRFFSGFEPSSHSSFADEFLSKKLIEKELPNLEKLFLETKYLVSGTILLSSPISAETIFFILEQANKFEVKIIIDLNWREVFWDYSSFSSEISKKARVNLIKKFLNHAHVLKLSKEEATMFFEHENPFLISQEMSKRPDVIITDGKHPVAWYINGLQGSNEIPDSQIIVDTTGAGDAFLAGLISQLISSGYPSNKLEIEDCVQFASVCGLLTCYGEGAIEQQPDYENVKKFLGSFIL from the coding sequence ATGAAAAAGACAAAGGTAGTGTGTATTGGAGAGGCATTAATAGACAGGATCAGGAATAAGTCAAATCAAGGATTTCAAGATTTTTTGGGAGGTGCACCAGCTAATGTTGCTTGTGCATTAAGAAAATTAAAAATAGATTCAATATTTATTGGGCGTTTAGGAAGTGATGATTTTGGAAAAAGATTTATTGAGCAATTTAATGCATTGGGTGTTAATTTAGATTTTTTGCAATTAGATAATGATTCAACTACTCGCGTGGTTAATGTAGATAGAGATCAATTTGGAGATCGTTTTTTTTCAGGATTTGAACCAAGCTCTCATTCATCCTTTGCTGACGAGTTTCTTAGTAAGAAATTAATTGAAAAAGAACTTCCAAATTTGGAGAAATTGTTTCTAGAAACTAAATATTTGGTTTCGGGAACCATCTTACTATCATCTCCAATTTCTGCAGAAACTATTTTTTTTATTTTAGAACAGGCCAATAAATTTGAAGTCAAAATAATTATTGATTTGAATTGGAGAGAAGTCTTTTGGGATTATTCAAGTTTCTCATCAGAAATTAGTAAAAAAGCTAGAGTTAATTTAATTAAAAAATTTTTAAATCATGCTCATGTTTTAAAACTTTCTAAGGAAGAAGCGACTATGTTTTTTGAGCATGAAAATCCTTTCCTAATATCTCAAGAAATGTCAAAAAGACCAGATGTAATAATAACTGATGGAAAACACCCTGTTGCATGGTATATCAATGGATTGCAAGGGTCCAATGAAATCCCTGATTCACAAATAATTGTCGACACTACTGGTGCAGGGGATGCCTTTCTCGCTGGCTTAATTTCACAATTAATTTCTTCTGGTTATCCTTCAAATAAATTAGAGATCGAAGATTGTGTTCAGTTTGCAAGTGTTTGTGGATTATTAACTTGTTATGGTGAAGGTGCAATCGAGCAACAGCCAGATTATGAAAATGTTAAGAAATTTTTAGGATCCTTTATTTTGTAG
- a CDS encoding alpha/beta fold hydrolase → MSFNKSEIWKWKNWEISWSVSKKSTCKNNINILLVHGFGASKKHWRHNQDFLGKVFNCYAIDLLGFGESSQPSALLNFEPYKENSTQYSFDLWSNQISTFCSEVIKSPVYLVGNSIGGVIALKTAEILKDDCKGLILIDCAQRTMDDKRLKQSDILMNLLRPVLKTLVRQRIISNTLFTRAANRQVIKKILKKAYPSGKNIDEELIEILYKPSKRKNSKEAFRGFINLFDDYLATELFDKVDSPIQLIWGEKDPWESLSEAKEWKKKFRNIQRLDIIKGAGHCPHDEEPEETNKLICEFLQETK, encoded by the coding sequence GTGTCTTTTAATAAATCTGAAATTTGGAAATGGAAAAATTGGGAAATTTCATGGTCTGTTTCAAAAAAATCTACTTGCAAAAATAATATAAATATTCTATTAGTACATGGATTTGGAGCATCAAAAAAACATTGGAGACATAATCAAGATTTTCTAGGTAAAGTTTTTAATTGCTACGCAATTGATTTACTAGGATTCGGAGAAAGCAGTCAGCCTAGTGCTTTATTAAATTTCGAACCTTATAAAGAAAACTCAACTCAATATTCATTTGACTTATGGAGTAATCAAATATCAACATTTTGTTCAGAGGTCATAAAATCTCCTGTTTACTTGGTAGGCAACTCAATTGGTGGTGTTATTGCATTGAAAACTGCTGAAATTCTTAAAGATGATTGTAAAGGTCTCATTTTGATTGATTGTGCTCAAAGAACTATGGATGATAAACGCTTGAAACAAAGTGATATTTTAATGAATTTACTAAGGCCCGTATTAAAAACATTAGTCAGACAGAGAATAATTAGTAATACACTTTTTACAAGAGCTGCGAATCGACAAGTTATAAAGAAAATACTTAAAAAAGCTTACCCCTCAGGAAAAAATATCGATGAAGAATTAATTGAAATATTATATAAACCCTCTAAAAGGAAAAACTCTAAAGAAGCATTTCGTGGCTTTATTAACTTGTTTGATGACTATCTTGCTACAGAGCTTTTCGATAAGGTTGATAGTCCAATCCAATTGATTTGGGGAGAAAAAGATCCTTGGGAATCTTTAAGTGAAGCAAAAGAGTGGAAAAAAAAATTTAGGAATATTCAAAGATTAGATATTATTAAAGGTGCAGGCCATTGCCCACATGATGAAGAACCTGAAGAAACAAATAAATTAATATGTGAATTTCTTCAGGAAACAAAATAG
- a CDS encoding RpoD/SigA family RNA polymerase sigma factor gives MSSETLSDNKLATIASLKASYDVDLVRSYLRDIGRVPLLSHEQEITLGRQVQEYMQVERAELEIIELTGDKPSIEDLSNKLNLSTAIIKKRLRAGQRAKERMVAANLRLVVSVAKKYTKRNMELLDLIQEGTIGLVRGVEKFDPARGYKFSTYAYWWIRQGITRAIAEKSRAIRLPIHITEMLNKLKKGQRELSQEMSRTPTVSELAKYVELPEADVKDLMCKAGQPVSLETKVGDGEDTVLLDLLAGGEDLPDEQIEMDCMRGDLHSLLHQLPDLQCRVLRMRYGMDGDEPMSLTGIGRVLGISRDRVRNLERDGLRGLRRLSDNVEAYFVS, from the coding sequence ATGTCTTCTGAAACATTAAGTGATAATAAATTAGCGACAATTGCAAGTTTAAAAGCTAGTTACGATGTCGACCTGGTTAGATCTTATTTGAGGGATATAGGTAGAGTTCCACTATTATCTCACGAGCAAGAAATTACTCTTGGTAGGCAGGTCCAAGAATATATGCAAGTTGAAAGAGCAGAATTGGAAATTATTGAATTAACAGGAGATAAGCCAAGTATTGAAGACTTATCAAACAAATTAAATTTATCGACTGCCATAATAAAAAAAAGATTGAGAGCTGGACAGAGGGCTAAGGAAAGAATGGTCGCAGCGAATTTAAGGTTGGTAGTTAGTGTTGCAAAAAAATATACTAAAAGAAATATGGAATTATTAGATTTAATCCAAGAGGGAACGATAGGACTTGTGAGGGGAGTAGAAAAATTTGATCCAGCTAGAGGCTATAAATTTTCAACATATGCATATTGGTGGATTAGACAAGGTATTACTAGAGCAATAGCTGAAAAAAGTAGGGCAATAAGGCTACCAATTCACATAACAGAAATGTTGAATAAGTTGAAAAAAGGTCAGAGAGAGTTAAGTCAAGAAATGTCTAGAACTCCAACAGTAAGTGAGCTCGCGAAATATGTAGAGCTTCCAGAAGCAGATGTAAAAGATTTGATGTGTAAAGCTGGACAGCCAGTTAGTCTTGAGACAAAGGTTGGTGATGGTGAGGACACTGTTTTATTAGATTTACTAGCAGGTGGTGAGGATCTGCCAGACGAACAAATAGAGATGGATTGTATGAGAGGCGATCTTCATTCTCTTTTGCATCAATTACCAGATTTGCAATGTAGAGTTTTAAGAATGAGATACGGGATGGATGGTGACGAGCCAATGTCTCTTACTGGTATAGGTAGGGTACTAGGAATAAGTAGGGACAGAGTACGAAACCTAGAGCGAGATGGATTAAGAGGTTTGAGAAGACTTAGTGATAATGTAGAAGCCTATTTTGTTTCCTGA